The Malus sylvestris chromosome 8, drMalSylv7.2, whole genome shotgun sequence genomic interval TTGAGTACAAGAAAGCAAATACAACATATTGGTTAactagttttttatttatatatgtttctaAATTTCTTCAGAAATTCctttttcatcaaaattttaacTCAAAGTTTGTGAGTACTTCTTTTTTCGATCACAAGATTAACTCCTTTTTTGAGCACCAGATTTTCATCCTCGTATGAATTTCAAAAGCAATTTAAAaagatcatccaaattaacAGAGTAATTATACcgcagaaaataaagaaaaaattaacaaaaacaaaatataaagagAACATAGAAAAACCATGCTACTGACTGCAACAAATTCACAAGATGTTCCATTTTCTCTCCAATGCAATGCAGATACGACTGAGACACGAAGCAGCACTCAAATGATCTCCAGAAACCGACACCAAATCATCAAGATACTCGCTATCAATCGCCCCACGAGCCATTGCACCAACCACAAACACCAAATTTTCAACATCTGCACCCCCCAAATCACTGACATAATCCCTCAACTCAACCGCCTTGCTTGCGCTGCAAGAAAGTCCTACCTTGAAGGAGTTCACAGGCAAGTGCCGGGTCACAGGATTCTTCACCAGACGAAACAATGTCATGCCGCCTCTGACACTTTTGCCGCTAGGCGCAACCCTAAGATCTTGTAAGACCTTTGACATCAGGTCACAGAACTTGTCCAATGATGCTGGTATGGCAGTACGCGGACTAACCTCAATCAGCACGCCGCAATCCGTTTTGATGTAAACGGCTTCTAGTCTGCCGGACATGCAGAGTCTCGATGTCATGATCTGGTGGAGAGCGTCGTGGACAATGTCGGGGCGGTGTACGTAAGGATCAAGTTTCTTTTTCCTCATGAAATCCGCGTGGTGGTCGGGATTCAAAACCCGAATTATGTTTCCGACATGAGCTAGTGTTAGAGAGGCCTTGTCGAGAACGAATATAACTTTTTGTTTCATGTTATTCGCATTGGAATTGTTAGGGGCTGCTGGAATCCAATCGGGAAGTTCCGTTTTTGTTTCCTTAGTATTTTCTGTCAGTCCAACTGCTTCTTTGATGTCTGCTCCAGCAATAGCATCTATCAACTTTGAACTAAGCCTTTTTCTTGGCGACatctttctctttgttttgcacAGAAAGGTTGTTCGCAACATCTCTCTCTTCGCCAATCTCATTTTGCAAATATGGACACTTCAGATATCTGAATCAATCTGATATATTCGACAGAAATgctgtggaaaaaaaaatatcaaatactTGTTAAATATATTTCACCCTTTTTCTGAAAATTATTTATAAGATGTAGACATTTCGGCAAAAAAACTTCAACCGATACAAAAATTAAGataaaaaccaaattatatatatatatatatatataatcatgatCATCTGCTAACTCTTACCAATGAAGAATTGCGGAAGAATCAACGACAACAATAGCAACagggaccaaaaaaaaaaccctaatctcCCTTCCTTTACCAACTGGTCTTCTAATATGAACGAACAATATAAACCACATTGccaatgggtttagggtttagggtttaggcaaaaaaaaataatatcccTACACCCTAACTCAAAAAATACCCAATCAAAATCTATGGCGCTAACCAAATTATACAGTATAGAACACATTACAATACATATTTCAGGTTTCTTTGGTTCTCGGCAAAGAAACGGCGTGAACATGTGAAGCCacagaaaattaaattagagaAACATGCAATCAATATTTTAGCAATCAAATCGTATTCATCATCAcagaaaaaaccctaattcatttatCGATGTACATTTATATGCATATAACAAGTTAAAGTAATGATTTAACTCACAAATTCTGCGATATGGATCTTGAAATTACCTGAGAACCAATTCTCTCTGCAGTGCCGAGCCAATCTGAACCAATTCTCTCAGTCAGCTGCCCTAGGGTTTTCGATCAGGTGGGAAACATATCAATGACAATGTCTAATTATATTCTCTCTAAAGTTTTTGCGGGTGTGCGGCCGATAGGGAGGAGGAGTATTAGTTATAGATTTTCAAGGAGTATGCGGTGGTCGGAAAAACCGGAATTTGAAGTAGGAAGCCCGCGACAGACTTACTGCAGCTCCATTTTTGGGATTTAGGGTTTAAGCAGGGCTTCctgctttttattttgttatgttttaatCGGCTTGAACCCTCCATATATGTCTCGGGGTCGAACAGGTGAGCTGGGCTTTAGCTCAGATATATTAGTTACCCCAATATTATTGGACTGCATGAACAAATTTTACTAGCTTGGCCCAACAATGATCACACTAACTCCTCCAACGTGTTTAAATATTCTGCATTTATTTTGCTTGTCGCTTTTCTGTGACCTCTATCATTGATTGACATGTGTCTATAAACTTAACTTTTATTAACTTTATTATCATAAACTTAACACGTATCAATTCAATGATTGAGGTCATATAAGTGTCATACACAAAATGTATGTAGAAGATTTGAACTCCACCTACGACTTAATTACATGAATTCACAGGAATAACGTTCGTAAGATAAGGATATGATTGTGGTGAGTATTTCACGTC includes:
- the LOC126632800 gene encoding uncharacterized protein LOC126632800, which codes for MRLAKREMLRTTFLCKTKRKMSPRKRLSSKLIDAIAGADIKEAVGLTENTKETKTELPDWIPAAPNNSNANNMKQKVIFVLDKASLTLAHVGNIIRVLNPDHHADFMRKKKLDPYVHRPDIVHDALHQIMTSRLCMSGRLEAVYIKTDCGVLIEVSPRTAIPASLDKFCDLMSKVLQDLRVAPSGKSVRGGMTLFRLVKNPVTRHLPVNSFKVGLSCSASKAVELRDYVSDLGGADVENLVFVVGAMARGAIDSEYLDDLVSVSGDHLSAASCLSRICIALERKWNIL